The Carassius gibelio isolate Cgi1373 ecotype wild population from Czech Republic chromosome B19, carGib1.2-hapl.c, whole genome shotgun sequence genomic interval AAGTTGCATGAGTTTTTCCCCCATTACCGAATAAAAGATgaaaggtaattgcgactttataTAAGTTAACAACCTTTCATAGTTTTGGGCAAAagatgaaaattttatttttttatcgtgTGCATCATCAAGTCACATGTGGTTACAGGAACAGTGTTATAAAGCTGTGAAGTTCTGGTTCCTCATGAGGAGGAGATGTGTTGTTTGTGAAGAGCTGacggtgttgttgttgttgttgtggtcagGGTGGTGGTGCTGGATAAAGTGACCGATCTGCTGCTGTTCTTCGGGAAGCTGCTGGTGGTCGGTGGAGTCGGTGAGAGATGCTGATGTTCAGACTCTCGTGGGATCTCTGGAGCTTCATGTGTGAGCTGAAGCTGATGACGTCTGCTCTGTTTTCAGGTGTGCtggccttcttcttcttctccggcAGGATTCAGACTCCAGGAACCACGTTTGAAACTGCGGCGCTCAACTACTACTGGATGCCCATCATAGTGAGACTCACATTCACACATCACATCACTGACTCACATTTGATCACAACCTCACTGACATTATGATGTCGTCATCTTTAaatactcaattctgattggtcttTTCTTACATGTATTTTACTATATGTCACATACAGTGATCTTGTGTTCAGCATTGCAGTTACAGACTGAACAACTGAATTTCACCAAACCTGTCAActatttcaccccaaaaatcaaaaagaaataagaaattatattttgcatacttGTCCTTTTAAAGATATAAAGAATTGTAACTATGACTATTACTTCTGTTGTTGTATTTCTTATAATATCAACAAAAATCAAGCTTTTCTACTACACAGTGATCTTactataatcataataaaaaataaaaatagcatttaaataatttactgtaatgcaaatatataaataaaattttcatgcaaaatttatggaaaaaaatattttcttattttatttgtttgtttggttggttggtttttgaggttattatttttatgaagtgCAAAATCTAAATATGTCTCTCATACTCTCTCTTTGAGCATCCTTAATACTAAAACATCTGGAGGTAAACTAGACCTAATAAAGGAACATTATAtcttgcatacatttttatttattaatatctttgcattacagtaaatttttaaatgcaattgtaaaatatgaaaaatatatattttttatttttaggttaaaatctaaatatgatataTGATAGATATGAAATATGATAATCTAAATCTCGATGAAAAACATAGacttaataaaatacaaacattttgtgtaaaagtaatttttatttacattacagtaaatatttttggaaaatataattttcaataatttaattattttatttggttttgaGGTGAAATGGGTGTTTTCAagttcaaatctctctctctctctatatatatagtaTCATACATTTTCCTCTTAAATTCCTGTCACTTCTGTTCTCTGTATTTTGTTGTTTAAGTGTGTTCATGTACTTTAATTCAGAAATTAGCTGTACAGTTGCAAACATTTTGGAATGAGATGTACAGTGGAATCAGACAGTGgcaaatgtttagttttataaagtgtgtgtgtgtgtgtgacagacggTGGTGTTCGGTGCGTACATGATCGCTCACGGCTTCTTCAGTGTGTATAACATGGGTGTGGACACACTCTTCCTGTGTTTCTGTGAGTATCACacatatataacataacatactgtgtgtgtgtgtgtgtgtgtgtgtgtgtgtttcactgtgtgtTTTGTCGTTCAGTGGAGGATCTGGAGCGTAATGACGGCAGTCCACAGAAACCATACTTCATGTCCAAGAACCTGATGAAGATCCTCAACAAGAAGAACAAAGCGCCCAAGACGGACTGAAGATGAAGGTTTCTGACTTCATTCTCTCAAGCACCGTCACTTTCCTCCGAAGCGTGAAGATCCCAGTGTATCCATGTACAGATGCTTttaaacatttcctttttttcttagACCTGTTACTGAAAATATCTGAGCCTGATCTCAACAGAATCAAGTGTAACTCCTGAAGATTAAGATCACATCCAGACTGCTGGAAACCGttttactgatttaaaaaaaactgtttgtccAAAGCACATGCAAGAAACTTGGATGATGTCGTCTGTAAGCCAAAGCATTTATTATTAGCTTTATTATCATTCTAGCAATATATTTGGTTCATGCTTTTAATATGTGAGATGTGCAGAGTGAGGATGTATTACAGTACTGTACAAATGACTGTTTTTGGTGCAGATTAATAACTGAAGATCTGTTCTTTCTAGACTGCTGAACGTTTTTAAAGCTGTAATATATGAGATCTGATACTCCATAAACCTGAAGGAAAGCCgcagtttgaaatgtttttatagttGCAGTAGTGCATGCTCTTTTCCcatttttatatgattttctGCTCAGTTATGTGATTTAGTGTAAACTGGAAATGAACagagaatatttattttgtaagacgtatacatttaataaaaaatgctgtaTATTACCGAATGCTTGTTTTCAATACAAACTGATACTGATGAAAAATAACAGCTGGATTTATTCACTGAACTAAAGCAAGCCTTTATTTATCTTCTAGTTTTGTTTAGAAACAGAAAGAGTAAGAAATTAAACTGccataaatatacattatagttTGGTTTGGTCCTGAATACTTCCTTCAACTATAAACCAGCAGAACCAGTTTCAGTGGTCATGAAGTCACCGACTGTTAAAACCGGACCATAATCGCTCAAGGCTGCAGTTATAATATAACTTATCTGCTTTTCTATagtgtgtgtgtcacatgacCTCATCCTGACATCAGCTTAAGTACAATACATCTGGCCATATCAAgtgtattagtattattttcatacacacacacacactctctcacgcaatctctctctctcacacacacacacacacatgcacacaccaaATGCAAACATCTCACcgattgtattaaatatttatttctcaaGTGCCAGAAAACAGGCCACACCCACTTTATTTTCTGCCGCATATGCACAGTAATTATATGCAATTTATCTACCAAAGGAATTTTTATGCCGATAAAGACTTGTTAAAAACATAATTAACCAGCGATACGCCAAAAGTAAAGAGACAAACAAGAGCCATTTCAACTAAAGCCACCCAAAATCATCCGCAATCAACAGATTCTGGGCATAAACCCCGCCCACTTTATGtccagcagctgtcaatcaacatGACCCCTGCTGTGACACTACACACGTGGGCGTGGTCACCGGAGGTTCAAACCAGCCAATCACATTGCAGAGAGAGGAAATCCACAGAAATGTTCTTGTTCACAGATTGTTTGTTACAATGACAAACAGTTAAAACCGACGGGAAACCGTCACCTCCCGGCTGTCAATCAAATGTCACAGCCAATGACAGAGAGACGCTTGAAAACATCATCTAcaatatccatatatatatacacacatatatacacactcacatacacaccgCAGCTCACGCTCACAACACTCGCTCCTGTGAGAACTCTGAAGGTGTGTGAAaattaaactcacttttaaaaATTGTTCTAACATTCTTGATTATACTCTTTCGGGATATGACAACAATTTGATCTCGACTGAATGCACAGTGAATTTTCCACCCACTGTCTTGTGTATCAGGTGATTAATAATAACAGTTGTGACGTACGGTGTGTGTCTGctgtacacaacacacacacagcagctagAAGTGTTGTGGAAACACTTCCTGAACAGACCTGACCGGAGCTCGTCCTGACCTGAACGTCTAACCCAGGACTGGCCTCGGCGTCTGATCACCATTAGCTTATGACTTTAGGACATTCCTTCAAACCAAATCtcacagaaaacattataataaagtgTGGATCTCAAAAAAAGCTCATATTTCAGctcatatttcactccaaaagAAATGACAAACCTTAATGCACAATAATTCTCATTGCGTCTGtattgattttgatgtgaaataTGCTGTTCATCCGCTCCTGTAGTGTTTAATCATTAATACTGTCTCTCTCAACAccgatgtgtgtgtgagtgtgtgtgtgtgtgtgtgtgtgagacgcagACAGCTGATCTCCTGAAAGCACGTCACACGCTCAGCAGccagaagaagaagatgatggccaggaagaggaagagcgaGTCCTGCCAGTTGTTGCCGTTGTTGGGGATGCCGTCGGCTTGAAGATCTCCTCCGTAATGAGGATCTGATGAGATCAAGTCACGGCTTTAAAAACGAACATTCAGAAGACCTGACATGATCTTCACGCCTTCACGCATTTGATCAATAATCAATGATGAAGACAAACAGCTGCACTGACCTCGTCTTTGAAAAGGGTCGTTGGTGTTAAAGACTGTGGTGAAAAAGCCAAACGGAAAAGCCCCGATTCCAAAAGACATGTGAAACCCTGTGTCACCGAAACCCTGAAACACCTGCGGACAGACACGATGACATCATATGATCACATGACTCATAATCACAGATAATGGAGTGTTGTTGAGAAGGACAGACACAGACACTCACTCCTCTGCTCTCTGGTTCTGTCCGCTGACCCTGGGGTCGAGGTGGGGTTTTCAATCtgtaacacacagacacaaatcaGACAATTCTCTTCAACTGAAAATGAGTGAAACCATCAAGCTGAAGGTCTTCATGTCTTCACGCAGCATTCTATCAAAAAAGTTTGATTGTGTAACatttgaaaattataataataatatacagccATATTGACTTTATCAAAAACAAAGATGTAATCACAAAATTTTGGCCAAATTGTGCATACGAGTGTTATTGTagcatttattatattagtttgtattaatattttaaatagcttttattttaatattttcgcttttcaattttaatatgacTTTTAGGTGTAATTAATATTTTGCtcagttttagttgttttagtaattttaatgctTCAACAGTTCATTGCCAAAAGAATATTTGtaaatttcatttagtttaattaaaattgtttatatatataacaattaataataatatatatatatatatatatatatatatatatctgttagAAAAAacaactttctgttttcatggagTACTTGGACGATCTATTATCTGGCAGAGAAATAATGACACACCGTGAGAgacccagaatgcaatgcactTCACCTGACCTTCTATTTACagtgacaaattatttaaaaaaattatataaaaaaaaaaaaaaaagcctgttaCATGCCTTGTTATTTTACTGGGGAGCCAAcatattttgacaaaaatatcaaatatggattgacatgtaaaaataaatccaaattaAAATGAGATCAAGTGTACCTGGGGTCTTCCTGGCTGGTGCTGCCGCGGCCGTACAGAGGGATGACTTTATCTCGACTGATTCCTGCTTTACACACGGGACACTGCTGTCTGCTGGGACGCGTCTCCAGCCACTGAAACAGAAGAGACAAACAGATCATTCTCTCATGGCCACTGGACTGCATTTacttcatcaaaaatacagtcaaaactgaaatattacaatataaaataactgtttactatatgaatataaattaaaatataatttattcctgtgatcaaagctgtattttcagcatcattactctagtcttcagtgtcacataatcttcagatataacataaaaaaaaacattgaaaaaaataataacttttgaaacattatgaatgcctttgtgttacttttgatcaacttaatgcatccttgataatgTTTTTAATTCCTTATTGCTTTGACAGATTATAAAAGTATAAGGGTTCTCCAGCTTTCTACTGTACATTACAATCATTTAATATCTGATTTTACATGTAAGCATGTAATTACACTGTGCATGAACAgctatataataatgtataatgtcGTTAGACATATTTAGACCCTCAGATACTGACCTGGTGAAGACATGGCCAGCTGCACGAGGAGCAGACCAAccaggagaaagagaaagagggggaAAATAGGGTAAATACGTAAatcatttctgtttttataatAGAAATCATGGTTAGAAAACTCTTTCAGGAGCATCTGGCAAAATACATCCACCCACCCCATGTGCATAAATCATAAATCTGCATATTTCTCTGAATTACTTCAGCATGAAAATTAAATACAGAAAGTTTTGAACATGAAATATGGTGAATCTCAGGAATCCTGTGGAGAGCATGTCTAAAATatattcacccaaaaaataagatacatttagaaaatttagaaaagtttttttttttttagttaagttaTATTATGACTTCATTCACTGTGATATTTTTCCATGGCAATTAATTACttaacaattaattaaacattcCCTCATTTCAGTACTTATTGCTACTGACCTATATTCCATAATAATTTATGGAATAAATGTTTGTAATCATCATGAAAATACTTTCATAAGATGGTtcacttttaaacattttcaagtttaaaaaaataaaataaacattttatataatttcagaAAACTGATAGGTTTACTTCACCATTTTTCCCATCACACACTTTTTCAGAAAAATCATgttcaaatgtaacaaaatatgatCATCCAGCCTCTGATGAACGTTTgtttgttcatctctcaatcatcattgtattgtAAAGCATTAGGCCTATATGCTTTATGCCATTTCTCACTGTATTGATGTTGATTTTGAGGTGAAACAGACAGACCATGTTTTATAGAGATTCACTCCATATCTCAGAGTTAAAGTTCAAAACTTTCATGTTAGGTGTGCAAGTCATGTCAGCCTTTTTAAGTGTCTAAAACATAATTCAATCTAAACtaatattataaacaataaaacaggaAGCATTTGTGCTGCTGATCCTTATGGGTTTGTTCCCCAAATACTAAACACCCAACAGACGTTTGTCATGCACACAATCACAAACACAGTCCAAAACATCTGCACAGCTACAAAACAAACACACGTctgacatgaacacacacacacacacacacacacacacacacacacaggctcagtGTTATGTGTGCATCTATTCTTACTCCTCCATTATGGCCTCAATCCTTCCCTAGAGTCTAATCTCTCATTAACCCCATAATCTCCCACTAACGGCACAGATACTACACAAAACACACTCTGATGAAACTGTTTAACAAAAAACAAGCTGCTTTAATCAAATTCACTCATCAGACACACATGCAGTGACTTCTATCTGTGTGGGACACGTCTTAACAGATCTTTCTGATTTCTATCTGAGGGATCAAAACTTTGCTGACAAACCTGTTGCATGCAGTCTGCTTCATCTGATTGACAGTTTAGACTTTTTAGCATGTAAAATATTAGGAAAATCatattcaaattaatcaaatatgatcatcaggcttttgaggaataTTTAAGTTCATCCCTTAATTATCATTGTATTATATGGTTTAATCATAAAACTAGACATTTAAATATCTTACTAAGAAATATCATTGGAGATATAAagtgtaaactgatattttatgcattttatgtacGTAACTTAAAAGACCTGTTATAAACtgtatataatgcatataaacatgttgtatataaaaattgtatactgtatataaactgttataaagagctcactgatttacattacaaggcAAGCTATCAAGACATCTTTCTTTGAAACaggtattttttttatctccatGTTATCACTATATGACATTACATGAGTCATAGACACATGATGTACACTACCAAATGTAACACACATTATGTTACTACtgtaaaataattgaaaagtAACGCAGGAGCTAGTTCAGAATATTCAGAGAATATTTACTATGGTAACAAATAACTGAAGTAATGTCCTTTGTGCTTACAAAGAGTAACGTTACTGTGTTCAGTACTCTTTGTTCAGTACTCAATATATAAAGGTATGTAACAGTAACTAtagtaattatgttttttttattcaatattatcaCGCTAAAATAAGGATTGAAAATGAGAGAGATTCTTTCCTGTAAACATGTCAAGCTGTCAatcaattattgttttgtttttcttctctgaAATGTTGTGCTTGTATTGCTGCAGTTTTACGTGAGTAAATAACAAATAGCAGGCGAAACTAACCTTGGTAGTCTTTCTTGTATCAAACTGTCAGTTATTTAGTCACtgtcatctgtgtgtgttttaatgctcAGCACTCACTCATACTGTTATGATACTGGAGGGGATCGATTATCGATAGGTTGTACCAGAACAGATGTCCGCAGAGGCTGATGACCGCGTCTTTCGCGGTGTCCAGGCAGATGTTGCACTCGAAGGTGGCTCGATCTCTGTCCCGCTCGCCTTCCGCGCCTTCCCCCGACCCTGCCCCGCCTCCGCTGCCCGGGACTCCCGCTCCTCTGGCGGCCGCGCCGTCACTCGAGCTCCGTTGCTGCTCTGCGGCCTCCATCCTCTCACGCTCGCACTCCACTGCGCGTACTGTCCTGCGTTGCGTTGCGTATCGCTCTCGCGCGCACGTGACGCCACGCTATTCACAAGCCCCTCCCACTTCGAGAGAACACCTTTTGCGCTGAGTGGGCGGGGTTTGAGCGAGTGTTGTTGGAAACACGTGACTAAATAGTTTTAGCCAGAGCCTAGCCCTTAgaagttataaaaacaaaacaaagagaaatAAAACGTATACAAAGATACAAatgta includes:
- the LOC127979043 gene encoding E3 ubiquitin-protein ligase RNF5; the protein is MEAAEQQRSSSDGAAARGAGVPGSGGGAGSGEGAEGERDRDRATFECNICLDTAKDAVISLCGHLFCWPCLHQWLETRPSRQQCPVCKAGISRDKVIPLYGRGSTSQEDPRLKTPPRPQGQRTEPESRGVFQGFGDTGFHMSFGIGAFPFGFFTTVFNTNDPFQRRDPHYGGDLQADGIPNNGNNWQDSLFLFLAIIFFFWLLSV